The Sorangiineae bacterium MSr11367 genome window below encodes:
- a CDS encoding YkgJ family cysteine cluster protein — MVVRPVVRQYKEAYAREAARHVRAGGHAVVWEKGGKVRLVIPVPKADDPMDLHYWSLLDLGKSRWKKMPSGPYRGLAIAMIPRDCHDIVRRRAERDAVWPEAQRAITFDCLACGACCRDNYVELDKDDIARFRKAGRADLLRRPYTRKKDGKLVLRLLKSKRCRHLEDDNRCAIYELRPSACSVFPVGSECCLNAREVEFEMYDGDPPAR; from the coding sequence GTGGTCGTTCGGCCGGTGGTGCGGCAGTACAAGGAAGCCTACGCGCGCGAGGCCGCTCGACACGTGCGCGCGGGCGGCCATGCCGTGGTCTGGGAAAAGGGCGGGAAGGTGCGCCTGGTGATTCCGGTTCCCAAGGCGGACGATCCGATGGACCTGCACTACTGGTCCTTGCTGGATCTGGGAAAGAGCCGCTGGAAGAAGATGCCCAGCGGGCCATACCGAGGGCTGGCCATCGCGATGATTCCGCGCGACTGCCACGACATCGTGCGACGGCGCGCCGAGCGGGACGCCGTCTGGCCCGAGGCGCAACGCGCGATCACGTTCGATTGCCTCGCCTGCGGCGCTTGTTGCCGAGACAACTACGTCGAGCTGGACAAGGATGACATCGCGCGCTTCCGCAAGGCAGGGCGTGCCGATCTGCTGCGGCGCCCGTACACGCGCAAGAAGGACGGCAAGCTGGTGCTGCGGCTCTTGAAGTCGAAGCGGTGCCGCCATCTCGAAGACGACAACCGCTGCGCCATCTACGAACTGCGGCCGTCGGCCTGCTCGGTATTCCCCGTCGGAAGCGAGTGCTGCTTGAACGCGCGCGAGGTGGAATTCGAGATGTACGACGGCGACCCGCCCGCTCGCTAG